A genomic stretch from Penicillium digitatum chromosome 4, complete sequence includes:
- a CDS encoding ER-associated proteolytic system protein Der1, putative, whose product MAAVWENNGQQDQFPLEQWFFEMPPVTRWWTVATVATSVLVQCHVVTPFQLFYSFRSVYVKSQYWRLVTTFLYFGPLNLDLLFHVFFLQRYSRLLEETSGRSPAHFAWLIFYAMTSLLVISPFLSIPFLGSALSSSLVYIWARRNPDTRLSLLGLLVFTAPYLPWVLMGFSVIVHKIVPKDEMLGVVVGHIWYFFNDVYPPLHGGHRPFDPPRWWVRLFEPAPGPSERATGATNVNREFVAAAAPEVR is encoded by the coding sequence ATGGCCGCTGTCTGGGAGAACAATGGGCAACAGGACCAGTTTCCCCTCGAACAATGGTTCTTTGAGATGCCACCCGTCACCCGGTGGTGGACGGTAGCCACCGTCGCAACCTCAGTCCTGGTGCAGTGCCACGTTGTGACCCCATTCCAGCTGTTCTACAGCTTCCGCTCTGTCTACGTTAAATCGCAGTACTGGCGACTAGTAACGACATTCCTTTATTTCGGACCCCTCAATCTCGACTTGTTGTTTCATGTGTTCTTCCTGCAGCGCTACTCACGTCTTCTGGAAGAAACATCCGGCCGCTCCCCGGCCCATTTCGCATGGCTGATCTTTTACGCCATGACATCTCTCCTCGTCATCTCTCCTTTCCTCTCAATACCCTTCCTGGGCAGCGCGCTTTCATCCAGCCTGGTCTACATCTGGGCCCGGCGCAACCCAGACACCCGTCTTAGTTTGTTGGGACTACTGGTCTTCACTGCTCCCTACCTGCCTTGGGTGCTGATGGGATTCAGCGTGATTGTGCATAAGATCGTACCGAAGGATGAGATGCTCGGCGTTGTCGTCGGTCATATCTGGTACTTCTTCAACGATGTTTACCCACCCCTACATGGTGGCCACCGTCCGTTTGACCCGCCTCGATGGTGGGTCCGTCTGTTTGAGCCCGCTCCTGGGCCTAGCGAGCGTGCCACGGGTGCGACTAATGTGAACCGCGAGTTTGTGGCTGCAGCGGCGCCGGAGGTTCGATGA